The Gemmatimonadaceae bacterium genome contains the following window.
GGACCCCGCTGAAGAACGCGAGGATGCCGCCGAGCGCGAGCAGCAGCTTGAGCGTGACGAGATTCATTCCGCGAGGTCCTCCCGGGTGACGTCCGCGAACTCGAGGATGAAGTCCGCCCCGAAGGCGGTCGAGGGGGTGTGGAAGCCGGGCGGCACGGCACCGGCGAGCACGCGACTGGCCGCCGCCACGGCGGTGCGCGCCGTCAGTGTGTAACCGTCGGGTGCGACAAGCCGCGAGCGCACCGTACTGCCAGCGGCATCACGGGCCTCGCCAACCATCCGACTCACCGCCCCGGCCCGACGTGCCTCGCTGGGTCCGAGCCCTCGCGCGTCGATGCGATCCTTGAGGAGCCGCTGCAGCGGCGCCGTCGCGAGCAATGGGAGCAGCGGACGAGCCAGCCGTACGACGCGCAGCAGCCGGCGGGACATCGCCGTGTAGACCGTGATGTTCGGGATGCCTGTTGAGTGAAACGCGGTGGACACGTCGCCCCAGGGAATGCTGACGCAGCGGCGACGGCGGTCCCCGAAATCCACGTCGCGCGTCTTCCACGCCGTCGGGACGCGGCGGATCCGTCCGTCGCGCCGCACGGCGCCGCCCGACCCGATGTTCTCGATCATCGTCGTCGCCGTGCCCCGCGAGAGGCCGGTCCCGCCAGTGAAGGCCAGGTTCAGCGTGTCTGCATTAGGCAGTCGCCGCTTGAGATGCGCGGCGAGACAATCGCTGGGCACGACGTCGAAGCCCACACCGGGAAGCAGCACGAGTCCGGCGGCACGCGCCTTGGGCCCGGCCGTGGCACAGTGCTCGAAGAGCTCAATCTCGCCGGAGATGTCGAGGTAGTGGACCCCGCGCCTGAAGCAGGCCGCGATCATTGGTGGTCCGAGGCGGGCGAAGGGGCCGGCGCAATGCAGCACGACGCGCACGCCGTCCAGTGCGGCGTCCAGCGCCGTCGCGTGCTGGAGTCCGACCGACCGCGCCTCGAGCCCGTGGGCGTTCGCCAGCGCCGTCACTTCGTCTGCATTGCGGCCCGAAAGAATCGGGCGCAGGCCCTGTGTCAGGGCCTCGGCGAGAATCAATCGTCCGGTGTAGCCCGTCGCTCCGTAGAGCAGCAGTGGATCGCTCAACGCGTGGGGCCGACGGTGGGCGGGATGACGTAGGGGCCGAGGTGCGGTCCGGGATTCTGCCACGCGGCGCGCAGGGCCAGTGCGAGATGCGCGCGAGTCTCCTCGGGATACACGATGGCGTCGACGTATCCGCGCGCGGCGGCAAAGCGGGCGTCGAGCTGGTGCTCGTAGTCCTCGCGCATCTCGTCGACGGCCGACTGTAGCGCCGCACTCGGCTCGCCGCCGGCCTGCTTGGCCTTCGCAAGCGCCGGACCGTGGACGGCCGCCACGGCGGACTCGCCTTCCATCACGGCCATGCGCCCCGTCGGCCACGAGAGGATGAAGTCCGGGTCGAAGCCCTGCCCCGCCATCGCATAGTAGCCGGCGCCACTGGCGTGATTCACCGTGAGGACCAGCTTCGGGACGGTGGCGGTGGCCATCGCCTCGACCCAGCGGGCCCCGGCGCGGATGATGCCCTCCTGCTCGGCTTCCTTGCCGACCATGAAGCCGGAGACGTCCTGTACGAAGAGCAGCGGGATGCCCTGGCGGTCGCAGCGCTCGATGAAGAACGCGACCTTTTCCGCGCTCTCCGCGTAGATGATTCCGCCAAAGCGCGGTACTTCGCCCGGACGACCCTTGATCAGCCCGCGGTTGTTGGCGATGACACCGACAGGGATTCCCTCGATGCGCGCATCGGCGCAGAGCATCTCGCGCGCGAGGTTCGGCTGGAACTCGTCGAGCGAGCCAGCGTCGAGCACCGCGCCCAGCAACGCGTGCATGTCATAGGACATCCGATGGTCCTGCGGCAGCAAGTCGTACAACGCATCCGCGGGAGCGGCGGCCGATTGCGCGGGATCGTGCGGCGCGCGGCGCGGGGGCGGCGCCAGCCGCGCCACCTGCGCGCGCAGCATTCGCAGACAGTCCTCGTCGTTCTCGGCGGCGTAGTGCGCCACGCCACTGACCTCGGTGTGCATCGTGGCACCACCGAGCGTCTCGCCGTCCACCGTCTGGCCGGTGGCGCCCTTCACGAGGTTCGGCCCGCCGAGGCCCATGAAGGACGTGCCCTTCACCATCAGGATCACATCGCTGAGCGCCGGCAGGTAGGCGCCACCCGCCACGCATTGCCCCATCACGGCCGCCAACTGCGGAATCCGCAGGAAGCGCCGCATCAGCGAGTTGTAATAGAAGATGCGTGCGGCCCCGTACTGTCCCGGGAAGACGCCACCCTGGTACGGGAGGTTCACGCCGGCCGAGTCGACGAGATAGAGGATCGGAATGCGGCAGCGCATCGCGCATTCCTGCGCCCGCAGGATCTTCGGGATCGTCTCCGGCCACCAGGAGCCAGCCTTGACCGTGGCGTCATTCGCGACGACGACGCACTCGCGCCCCTCGACGACGATGATCCCCGTGAGCACACCGGCCGCCGGCGCCTCGCCCTCGTACTGGTCGTAGGCCACGAGCAGGCCAAACTCGAGGAACGGAGTTCCCGGATCACGCAGGGCCTCGATGCGCTCGCGTGCCGTGAGCTTCCCTTGATCGTGCTGCTTGGCGATGCGCTTGGCCCCGCCGCCCTGGCGCAGCTTGGCTTCGAGTGCGCGGCAGGCGTCGGCGAGTTCGCGAAGGCGTCCCACCGCGGTCGCGCCGGAATCGCTGGAGCCGGCGGCGCTCACGCCTGCGGGGCTTCGCGGGCGGCGAACCAGCCCTTGATGTACTCGACCAAGTCACCGGTGGAGGTCCCGGGGCCGAAGAGCTTGCCGATGCCCTGCGCCTCGAGCGCGAGCACGTCTTCCTTGGGGATGACGCCGCCGCCGGTGATGAGGACATCCGCACGGCCCTGCTCCCGCAACAGCTCGAGCACGCGCGGGAACAGCGTCATGTGCGCACCGGACAGGATGCTCAATCCCACGACGTCGACGTCTTCCTGCACGGCCGCAGCGGCAATCATCTCGGGCGTCTGGTGCAGCCCCGTGTAGATGACTTCCATCCCGGCGTCACGCAGCGCGGCGGCGACCACCTTGGCCCCGCGGTCGTGGCCGTCGAGGCCGGGCTTGGCAACAAGCACGCGGATAGGTCTGGGCATCGCTGGAAGCTACCGCCGCGTGGCAACGCGGCCAAGCGCCGGCGCCGGCGCCGCGCCTACGGATTGAACCAGTAGCTCAGCTTCACAAGGATCGTGTTGTCCGGGTGCGTGGCGAACAGATTCCCGAAGTCCCGTCGCGGCTCGAAGCTGCCGGGGTCACGGCCGTCGCTGCGCCCCTGCTGCCAGACGACGAAGAACACCGAGCCCGGCCGGTACTCCCAGCGCAGCACGAGGTTCGAGTTGAACAGCTTCTCGTTGAAGCCACCCGGCGTGGCGCCGCCACCGTAGGGCTGGAAGCGTGCCGCGTAGTCCGCCGCACGCGCGTCGTCGAGCTCCCGCCAATCCGCAAACGAACCCGTCGCGAGGAACGGCTGGGCGTAGAGCTGCAGGCTCAGCGTCGGCGTGAGCGTGACGTTCGCACGGCCCGTGATGCCGACCACGTCCTGCGTGAGTCGCGCGAAGGTGAAGTGCGTCGTGTCGGACAACGTGGCGCCGAAGTTCTGCACCCACTGGGCGTCACGCACGCGGCGTTCATAGCTGCCGTACAGCGAGAACGAGGTGCGTGTGCCGGCGCGCGCATCAAGGCCTGCCTCCAGCTGCCGAGACCAGCTTCGGCCCTCGTCCGCACGGCTGACCGCGCCTTCCAGCGCGAGAATCAGCGGCTTGCGTGGATCCGTGTTGCCCCGCAGTCGGAAACTGTGCTCCGGCGAGAGGCGCAACGCCGGCCCGCCGCGGGCGCAGGAGACGCAATGGGCGTTTCCCGCCTGCGACACGGCATAGTTGAACGAGCTGTTCCAGAAATTCGTGAACTCCGCAAACCCGCTGACCTGCGCCACGTTGCCCGAGGGCAATCCGCCGGTGGTCCAGTGCTGCTCGGACGAGAGCGTGGCATTCACGCGCCGGTGCCAGCCACCGGGCCGCAGCGCCGCGAGCGTCAGGCTGTTGCGCAGCATCACGTCGTTGATCAGCGTGACGAAACCGAGGTCGTTGAGCTCCGTGTTGGGCTCGGCGTAGCGCGTGACGGTTTCCCAGCGCACGCGACCGGCGTAGCGCCGCAGGATCAACGAGGAGACGCCGCCGACCATCGAGGTCCGCGTCGGATCAAAGGCGATCTCGTGGTCTGGACGCTGATGAAAGTGCACGCTGGAGAGCTGCGTGCGGGCCATCGCTTCCGCGGAGCCCCGCGCGATCGATCGCCCCGAGTAGCCCGACAGCTCCCAGCGCTCGGCGAACCGGTGGTGGCCCTGGAGCAACAGCGTGTACGAGTCGCGGCGCAGCAACGGTGTCGTCGTCGCATCGAGGTCGCGGATGAGACCAGTGACCATCGTGCCAAGCTGTGAGCGACCCTGCCGAAAGTCCTGTACGAATCGCCCCACCACGGTCGTCGTCTGCGGTTCGATGGTCTGGCCCGTGCTGCCACCCTCGCGCGCCGACGACACGGCCACCAAGCCGAACTGCGCGCCACCCTCGAGCCGGCCCGTGATCTTGGCAGCGGCCTGGATGCGGCTGAATCGCGGATCCGTCGAGGCGCTGCGCAGCTGTGGCGAGCGCCCGACCCGGCGCGTGTAGAAGATGCCCTCGCAGGGGCCGGCGCAGCGGAAGAGGTTCACGCCTTCCTGGAAGAACGGACGCCGCTCGTCAAAGCGGATCTCGAAGGCACTGAGGTTCAGGACGGCCGGATCCGCCTCGACCTGGCCGAAGTCCGGGTTGATGGTGGCGTCGACGGTGATGTTGCTGCCGAGTCCAGCCTTCAGGTCGAGGCCGAGAGCCTGTTCCTGCGGGTGCGCCCAACCGTCAGGCCGACGCTCGGTGACATTCTTGCTCACCACGTATGGCATCACTTCGAGGCGGCGGTTGCGCCCGATGCCCTCGATACCGACCAGGTCGCCCAGCTGCGAGGCGAAGGTACGATGCGAGGGACGGTACGCCGGCCAGGCATCGCGTTCCCCGTGCCGCTGCACGTCGCGCCAGACGCCGAAGCCGAACACGTGCGAGTCCTTGGGCGTGAAGCGGAGCTGGCTGAGCGGAATGGCGAACTCGGCGGTCCAGCCCTCGGCGTCGATCTGCGCCGCGGCGTCCCAGACGCCATCCCAGGCAGAGTCCTCGTTCACGTCGCCATAGACGGTGGCGTCGCGCTTCACGCCGACCGGATTCACCATGAACTGCAGCGCACTGCGGCGGTCGTGGAATCCGTCCACCACAACTTTGATCCACTCCGACTCCGTGCGGACGTCGCGGCGGCTGAGCAGCGCCATGATCGAGTCCGGCTGCGGGTCGTAGGCGCGCACGAACACGTAGAGCGTGCGGTCGTCGTAGGCCACGCGGAATGCCGTGCGGTAGCGCGCCGGTCCGGCCTCCGCGGGCACGAACTGGTAGAACTCGTCGGTGATCGGTGCGTCCCGCCACACGGGCTCGCGGTCCAGGCCATCGAGCGTCATGGGG
Protein-coding sequences here:
- a CDS encoding saccharopine dehydrogenase NADP-binding domain-containing protein codes for the protein MSDPLLLYGATGYTGRLILAEALTQGLRPILSGRNADEVTALANAHGLEARSVGLQHATALDAALDGVRVVLHCAGPFARLGPPMIAACFRRGVHYLDISGEIELFEHCATAGPKARAAGLVLLPGVGFDVVPSDCLAAHLKRRLPNADTLNLAFTGGTGLSRGTATTMIENIGSGGAVRRDGRIRRVPTAWKTRDVDFGDRRRRCVSIPWGDVSTAFHSTGIPNITVYTAMSRRLLRVVRLARPLLPLLATAPLQRLLKDRIDARGLGPSEARRAGAVSRMVGEARDAAGSTVRSRLVAPDGYTLTARTAVAAASRVLAGAVPPGFHTPSTAFGADFILEFADVTREDLAE
- a CDS encoding acyl-CoA carboxylase subunit beta, whose translation is MGRLRELADACRALEAKLRQGGGAKRIAKQHDQGKLTARERIEALRDPGTPFLEFGLLVAYDQYEGEAPAAGVLTGIIVVEGRECVVVANDATVKAGSWWPETIPKILRAQECAMRCRIPILYLVDSAGVNLPYQGGVFPGQYGAARIFYYNSLMRRFLRIPQLAAVMGQCVAGGAYLPALSDVILMVKGTSFMGLGGPNLVKGATGQTVDGETLGGATMHTEVSGVAHYAAENDEDCLRMLRAQVARLAPPPRRAPHDPAQSAAAPADALYDLLPQDHRMSYDMHALLGAVLDAGSLDEFQPNLAREMLCADARIEGIPVGVIANNRGLIKGRPGEVPRFGGIIYAESAEKVAFFIERCDRQGIPLLFVQDVSGFMVGKEAEQEGIIRAGARWVEAMATATVPKLVLTVNHASGAGYYAMAGQGFDPDFILSWPTGRMAVMEGESAVAAVHGPALAKAKQAGGEPSAALQSAVDEMREDYEHQLDARFAAARGYVDAIVYPEETRAHLALALRAAWQNPGPHLGPYVIPPTVGPTR
- a CDS encoding cobalamin B12-binding domain-containing protein, whose translation is MPRPIRVLVAKPGLDGHDRGAKVVAAALRDAGMEVIYTGLHQTPEMIAAAAVQEDVDVVGLSILSGAHMTLFPRVLELLREQGRADVLITGGGVIPKEDVLALEAQGIGKLFGPGTSTGDLVEYIKGWFAAREAPQA
- a CDS encoding carbohydrate binding family 9 domain-containing protein, which encodes MKSPILLATAALLTLAASPDLSALAQQAGPASSASASATVPTARAVRTDGPMTLDGLDREPVWRDAPITDEFYQFVPAEAGPARYRTAFRVAYDDRTLYVFVRAYDPQPDSIMALLSRRDVRTESEWIKVVVDGFHDRRSALQFMVNPVGVKRDATVYGDVNEDSAWDGVWDAAAQIDAEGWTAEFAIPLSQLRFTPKDSHVFGFGVWRDVQRHGERDAWPAYRPSHRTFASQLGDLVGIEGIGRNRRLEVMPYVVSKNVTERRPDGWAHPQEQALGLDLKAGLGSNITVDATINPDFGQVEADPAVLNLSAFEIRFDERRPFFQEGVNLFRCAGPCEGIFYTRRVGRSPQLRSASTDPRFSRIQAAAKITGRLEGGAQFGLVAVSSAREGGSTGQTIEPQTTTVVGRFVQDFRQGRSQLGTMVTGLIRDLDATTTPLLRRDSYTLLLQGHHRFAERWELSGYSGRSIARGSAEAMARTQLSSVHFHQRPDHEIAFDPTRTSMVGGVSSLILRRYAGRVRWETVTRYAEPNTELNDLGFVTLINDVMLRNSLTLAALRPGGWHRRVNATLSSEQHWTTGGLPSGNVAQVSGFAEFTNFWNSSFNYAVSQAGNAHCVSCARGGPALRLSPEHSFRLRGNTDPRKPLILALEGAVSRADEGRSWSRQLEAGLDARAGTRTSFSLYGSYERRVRDAQWVQNFGATLSDTTHFTFARLTQDVVGITGRANVTLTPTLSLQLYAQPFLATGSFADWRELDDARAADYAARFQPYGGGATPGGFNEKLFNSNLVLRWEYRPGSVFFVVWQQGRSDGRDPGSFEPRRDFGNLFATHPDNTILVKLSYWFNP